Within the Flavobacterium sp. N502536 genome, the region TTTAATAATCACAAAGCGGGTCATATTGTTTTTAATGGTTTGGATTTCTGGAGCGATAATCTCTAAATCGTACATTTCAGAAGCCGTTCTACTGGCGATCGCTGCTATTCCTTTCAATTGATTTTCCTGAATTCTTCGGGCAGTTTCGGCGGTATCTTTGTCCTCAACCAACTTAATATTTGGATACTGTTTCAGGAAATCCATACATTGCAACAAGGCCATCGGATGGGAATGAACCTCTTTTATATCCTCAATTTTCTGACCTCTTAAAGTCATTAAGTTTTGATGAATATTCAAATAATGCTCTCCAATAATGTGAATATTATTCTTGTCAATCAAAGCATAATTCGGGATAATTGGCCCCGCAATCGAGTTTTCAATTGCCATTACTGCCTGATCTGATTTTCCTGAAAGCAGACTATCAATTAATTCTTCAAAAGACAAACATTCATCAATATCCACGTTTTCAGAGAAATACTCTTTCACTACCTGATGATGAAAAGATCCTTTAATACCTTGTATTGCAATTTTCGTTGTCATATATTCAAAAAAAAATCCTGATTTGCATCAGGATTGTATATTAGTTTTATTTGTTTTAAAATTTTTCTCAAATAACCATAGCACAATCCTCACTTCTACTAAAGAAGAAATAAAAAGAGTTGCTAAAATAAAAACGGTTATTAGTCATTTTGTTTGTGTTTTTCAATAAATACTCTGCGAATGTATAAATTATTTTTACCTCACCAAAAAAAATAATACATTTTATGAAACAAAAAAGGATTTCTTAACAAATTTATGATGTTTTGTACGATAATACAAAAATATCTGCTTAAAATGAGATATTTACAATTGCGTTTTTGAAAATTCTAAGTTTTATTTGTCACGAATTCACCAATTTTATTTAAAAGCCAAGATGATTTGATATAATTCGTGAATTCGTGGCTATTTCACCAGCCACCTCAAAACAATCCATAAAAGAGCCCTGTTCTTTGTTCTTCATACCAAAGAACAATATCTTCAACGTCAAATAATGCCTCTTTTATAAAATGAAGCCTGTACATTTATCTTATAGATTTCAAATGAGCTTTAACTTCTTCCCATGAGTACAGTTCTGTTTTCCCCTCTTCTAAGTTTTGTATACGAATGTCTAATTCCTTTTCAACCTCTTCAGAAATTTCCAGATCTTTTTTAGAAACACTATCCCATAATTGTTCTGCCAAAACTATCTTTTCAGCATTACTATATTTAGATAAATTTTTGATTTCCATATTTTTACTATTATT harbors:
- a CDS encoding prephenate dehydratase, which codes for MTTKIAIQGIKGSFHHQVVKEYFSENVDIDECLSFEELIDSLLSGKSDQAVMAIENSIAGPIIPNYALIDKNNIHIIGEHYLNIHQNLMTLRGQKIEDIKEVHSHPMALLQCMDFLKQYPNIKLVEDKDTAETARRIQENQLKGIAAIASRTASEMYDLEIIAPEIQTIKNNMTRFVIIKKQNSFLPENEINRASIKFELDHKRGSLAAVLNVMSDCKLNLTKIQSLPKIETPWKYSFFVDVTFEKYEDFAKAKSLLNIMAEYFKVLGEYKNTKP
- a CDS encoding addiction module protein, which gives rise to MEIKNLSKYSNAEKIVLAEQLWDSVSKKDLEISEEVEKELDIRIQNLEEGKTELYSWEEVKAHLKSIR